The following coding sequences are from one Euzebyales bacterium window:
- a CDS encoding helix-turn-helix domain-containing protein — protein sequence DLIEEHGFAAVTMTQVAERAGVTRRAVYLHFASRTELLTELFDFVNDTEDLAASTRPVWDEPDAVTALDEWARHLARYHPRLIGLARAADHARRSDPDAAAHWELVRRDWHDHCRRLAEWLDREGRLAPPWTVARATDMLWVLMSFDVLEGLNRRPQLVVRHVRIPSRHSAPRHLHVTHL from the coding sequence CGACCTGATCGAGGAGCACGGCTTCGCGGCCGTGACGATGACCCAGGTTGCCGAACGGGCCGGCGTCACCCGCCGAGCCGTCTACCTGCACTTCGCGTCCCGAACCGAGCTGCTGACCGAACTGTTCGACTTCGTCAATGACACCGAGGATCTCGCCGCATCGACCCGCCCGGTGTGGGACGAGCCCGACGCGGTCACCGCGCTCGACGAGTGGGCACGCCATCTGGCCCGCTACCACCCCCGGCTGATCGGTCTGGCGCGCGCCGCCGACCACGCTCGCCGCAGCGACCCCGACGCTGCCGCGCACTGGGAGCTGGTCCGTCGCGACTGGCACGACCACTGCCGCCGGCTGGCCGAGTGGCTCGACCGCGAGGGACGGCTCGCCCCACCGTGGACCGTCGCCAGGGCCACCGACATGCTGTGGGTGCTGATGTCCTTCGACGTGCTGGAGGGGCTGAACCGTCGACCGCAACTGGTCGTCCGACACGTTCGCATCCCGTCTCGGCACTCTGCTCCGCGCCACCTTCACGTGACGCACCTGTGA